CTCGAATTTCGATTCGCTCATCGTTTTGTCGGGCGGAATTTTAACTTAAAAGCTTGTTTGCGGCCATAGTAGATTATCGCGTTTTTGTGTTTGAACCGTCTCTTTTAATCAGGGCGAGGGGTTTGGAGGGTCAAAACCAATCGACGAGGGAGCGAGCATGGTCCCCTGCGCAGCAGGGGGAGCGACCGAGTCGGCGGAGCGAACGCGCTCGCTGGGCGCGTGAGCGTGTTTTGACCCTCTAACCCCGAGCCCTTCTTAGAGGAAAAAAGTGATCGAAAACCGTGATCGAAAACCGTTGACTTCCGCCGACCGGATATGTTAGATAACTATGTCGATTGAACTAGTCGACTACTAATACGGAGGTCCAATGAGGCTTTCGACGAAGGGCGAGTACGCCAGCCGAGCCATGCTGGAGCTCTCCCTGCGCCGCGACGACGGCCCGCTCCATATCAAGGACATTTCCGCCGCCCAGGATATCCCGGAGCGCTTCCTCGAGCAGATTCTGCTGATGCTCAAGCGGGCCGGATATCTGCGGAGCCGGAAAGGCCCCCATGGGGGATATCTCCTGGCCAAGCCTCCCGAAAAGATCTCCGTGGCCGAAGTCATTCGGGTCATGGACGGACCGCTGGCGCCCATCGACTGCGTCAGCGTCACCGCCCGTCAGGTTTGTCCGCGCGAAGGCTCCTGCGGCCTGAGGGGAGTATGGAAAGAGACGCGCGACGCC
This genomic interval from Candidatus Aminicenantes bacterium contains the following:
- a CDS encoding Rrf2 family transcriptional regulator; translation: MRLSTKGEYASRAMLELSLRRDDGPLHIKDISAAQDIPERFLEQILLMLKRAGYLRSRKGPHGGYLLAKPPEKISVAEVIRVMDGPLAPIDCVSVTARQVCPREGSCGLRGVWKETRDAIAAILERMTFADVVERTKAARACAARRLSRGRRRPSEA